In one window of Actinomycetes bacterium DNA:
- a CDS encoding CoA transferase, whose amino-acid sequence MQTSSGPGPLAGVRVADFSRVLAGPYATMLLGDLGADVVKVERPGAGDDTRAWGPPWDADGRATYFESVNRNKRSVTLDLRSEEGRAAARRLALASDVLVENFVPGTMERFGLGYEELSRDHPGLVWCSITGFGRSEQARALPGYDLLVQAMGGLMSVTGPQPGTPTKVGVALVDVITGLHATVGVLAALRHRERTGQGQRVDAALLASLLSAMVNQAGGYVAAGVVPGILGNAHPSIAPYEVYETADRPMVVAVGNDGQFAAFADALGVPGLAGDERFATNASRVAHRHELNGLIAPLLRQRGGDAWWDELTPRGVPCGPVNDLAEAFGLAQRLGLDPVVEISGGARAQAARQVAHPLRWSATPATYRLPPPALGQDTAAVLEQLSGVSPSSVAEAPDTGRGW is encoded by the coding sequence GTGCAGACATCGTCCGGTCCGGGACCCCTCGCGGGGGTGCGCGTGGCGGACTTCTCGCGCGTGCTCGCGGGCCCGTACGCGACCATGCTGCTCGGTGACCTCGGCGCCGACGTCGTGAAGGTCGAGCGCCCTGGGGCCGGCGACGACACGCGGGCCTGGGGCCCGCCGTGGGACGCCGACGGCCGGGCGACGTACTTCGAGTCGGTCAACCGGAACAAGCGGTCGGTGACCCTCGACCTGCGCAGCGAGGAGGGTCGGGCCGCCGCCCGCCGGCTCGCTCTCGCGAGCGACGTCCTCGTCGAGAACTTCGTGCCGGGCACCATGGAGCGCTTCGGGCTCGGCTACGAGGAGCTGAGTCGGGACCACCCGGGGCTCGTCTGGTGCTCGATCACCGGCTTCGGACGTTCGGAGCAGGCTCGCGCCCTGCCCGGCTACGACCTGCTCGTGCAGGCCATGGGTGGCCTGATGAGCGTAACGGGACCGCAGCCGGGCACGCCGACGAAGGTCGGCGTCGCGCTCGTCGACGTCATCACCGGGCTGCACGCCACCGTTGGTGTGCTCGCCGCGCTGCGCCACCGGGAGCGCACCGGCCAGGGCCAGCGGGTCGATGCGGCGCTGCTGGCCAGCCTGCTCTCGGCGATGGTGAACCAGGCGGGCGGGTACGTCGCCGCCGGGGTCGTCCCAGGCATCCTCGGCAACGCCCACCCGTCGATCGCCCCGTACGAGGTCTACGAGACGGCCGACCGACCCATGGTGGTCGCCGTCGGCAACGACGGGCAGTTCGCCGCCTTCGCCGACGCCCTCGGCGTCCCTGGACTGGCGGGGGACGAGCGCTTCGCCACGAACGCCTCCCGGGTCGCGCACCGCCACGAGCTCAACGGCCTGATCGCTCCGCTGCTGCGTCAGCGCGGCGGCGACGCGTGGTGGGACGAGCTGACCCCGCGCGGTGTTCCCTGCGGCCCGGTCAACGACCTGGCCGAGGCCTTCGGCCTGGCGCAGCGGCTCGGCCTCGACCCCGTCGTCGAGATCTCCGGCGGCGCGCGCGCTCAGGCCGCCCGCCAGGTCGCGCACCCGCTGCGGTGGTCGGCGACGCCGGCGACGTACCGGCTCCCCCCGCCCGCCCTCGGCCAGGACACCGCCGCCGTCCTCGAGCAGCTGTCCGGCGTTTCGCCGAGCAGCGTCGCCGAGGCGCCTGACACGGGGCGTGGGTGGTAG